DNA from Salvelinus namaycush isolate Seneca chromosome 6, SaNama_1.0, whole genome shotgun sequence:
GAGTAAGAATTTCTGGGTGATATTCCATCTTGCATTCCTATAGGTGACAGAGGGAGGCATTGTAATACAATACCTTCTACAGTGAAAAGCTTGATATCCATTTTTGAGAGGCTTCTGGTACAATAACTACAGCTGCACTAAGCAGAaatgctctgccatttcctggttgctgaaATGTttatagttcgcctaatttcagtttatgtgtcaAAATAAGCACGTATAGCGTAGAGAataattgtaccatctaaactgctgtgaaatactgtatcttttccataaccaaaaatattgtattttcagctgtttgaagctggtgtacacaactgaaagtaaaagacacgaaaactaaacttaagaacgggaagcatattAATAGCGCACAGAACTACCGCTTCTTAGAtatgctttcaatgagaatgacatatatatatataattctctttcatttgctatactaAATGAGAATTCTAAATATCACTACTCACAATGGTTGCATCTGATTTCTTTTCACATTCATCGCAGTACATTTGGTTTTCCCCATTGACAGTTGAAGACTTGAAGAACTCCTTAAAGCCATCTTTCTgaaaacacagaaacacaaaatGTTATCTTCCTCCAACATACTGATATATTTGCCTGAATTAGTTTTTATTGTCATATTATATCAACTTATAATATTAACTACAATACCATGATCATGAAAACTGAGACAAATAGTAGAGTAAGCCTACACACATGCCAAATTACGACATAATACATTCCCACTGGACGATTATGCTAGTATTGAAAAACAATAATATAGGCTATGGCATTTAAAGTGTTAGTTAGCCCTGTCATGATCATATGATATTTGCCATCATAAAACAATGTTTTTTGCTTCAGGTTAAGATATATTTTTCCTACCACACTGTAGGTGTTGTAAGAGCCAGAGGGATCTTCTATTGAGAGGGGCAGTGTCCAAAATGGACCAAATCCATCACTCATCACATGTTTTCCTAAACAGGTAGTAATGTGCCTCAATTGTCCTTTGAAGATCTGGAGACAAACTCTTGTCAGTCTTGTCATATCATAACTTATAAACATTGCATGGTTAGCTATCAGGTTTTGTCCAAGATGAGGTAAGTAATGCAGTAGCCTACCTTTGACACTTCAGGATTGACCATGCCTAAAATCTTCTCAAAATACTCAGCCGCATCACATTGCTTGTATACTGGGGGGGTGGGGGAACAATGAAGGGTCTTCTACTACAAATAACTACAAATACAATACTTAATACTACATAACATCACAAGCTGTACATCTAACAAAGTTGCTgaatttttaaatgtattatttagcaGCTATGAAAGCTCAACTCACCATCATCAATGCCTAGTATTGATGAGATGCCCTTTGTGTTAGTTTCAATTTCACGTAAAGTTGTAAACAACTTTCTCAGCTGAAGATCAACAGTGTCTTCTTCTTGAGGAGGCctatcactgtaaaaaaaaaaaaagatgactGATTTTGTTAAGATATACAGTATACGAGATGTTTAGTACTATTCTCAGTGTactgtgtaatgataatgtttCAATAGTAGAGACATGAGACATGTATTTAGTTAGATACATGGCTCTGGTATGACTCAATCCATTTCTAATACTTTCACGGAGATACAGTATCATTGGCACACAGAGTAAGAATGAAAAACCTTTCCACAGCCTCTCTGAAGTCCTTAGTCATGAAGAGGACCTGCAGCACACTGTTCAAATAACACGTTGCCCCTTGATTATACAGGCCATGGTGTTCTAAAAGGAATAGATTTATCAATTAGTGCATAAATCATAAGATACAGATACAGCTGCattgtgttgtactgtacaaGCAGTAAATCACATACCTGGTCCTGGAGTGGGAAGTATGCTTTTGAGCCTCGGTAGTGTCTTGTTGAAATGTTCAGCTCCATTGTTTACAGTAGTTTTCACAGTCCAAATAAACGCCATAGAACACCCACTTAATGACCTGGAAATGTAAGATTTGATCAAAATGAATTGCTCTTCAGGTTATATGGAATTCACATACTCAAGATTTCCAACATCAGAATGGTTCCACTTGCATTGATAGGCTAATGAAAGAATACAATGggattatcaaatcaaatgcaaTATTTCTATTTGTCAGTTGAGTTATCCAAAAGTGTTTCTAGTTTGTTTAGTCAATAGAGCAATACAAGAAAATCGAATGTAGGCTAGACTATACATATTATTCAATCCAAATTTACTGATTTATTCGTGTATTCTTGTAGCCGAAAAGCGTCCCTTCGAGTTGTCACCTCTAAGGAAAAACAACGACGATGAACCAGCTTCACTTTCGATTTCGGCTATTCCTGTCAGTATCACACCGCTCCAATAGAACAAATATGAACGCCTTTTTTAAATGTTCCTTTTTAGCAAAGTTGTCTTTGTGAAGGCACACTCAGAAAATAATTAAACGTTGAATTGTTTTCCAATCACATCAAACGAAACTctacatttttggacttaattTAAGATATATAGGCTTGGCTctatgattcttgaagaatataactttaaATGCATGAGTTGATCAGATAATACAATGTTTTAATCCTATATTGAATTATTATAGTAAGGTTTCAGGCGGCCCCCTAGTATTTCTAATCACACTTGGACACACTGACACCTTTATGTTTCTGCATTAATTCTCTGCATGGAcgaaaataaatgaataaatagtCAACCAAAATATTTAAATATGGATACTGTAACTGTTATTTTTCCAAATGaatgagtcagagagagagttcaGAATTGGGAGAACATTAATTTATTGTTGaatattgttgttgttgaagaCTTCCATACAGTAAAGTCACAGATAAAAGATAAAGTCACAGAATTGAGAAGTTCTGGTACAGGTtcagagaataaaccaaatgcttTCTGGCCACATTTTGTTTATATTTTGTTTAACTCTtaaggacagggggtgctgttttcacttttggggaaaatcgtatccaatttaaacggcctcgtactcaattcttgctcgtacaatatgcatattattattaatattggatagaaaacactctctagtttctgaaaccgttctaattatttctctaagtgaaacagaactctttttacagcccatttcctatccggaagtgagatttccaaaagcgaggtctctcttcaagagcttgtctataaaagggcatgtcacttatgactgtagaaacacgtcatacaccttcccctgggtgtcatgcggaagtgagagcagaaatgacttgattatctcgttcagggattgaatacaacctcttggagtgagaggtccgccatttatttattttcgagggcgcgaagttggacctggaatcgcctcctggaaaaccgtcgttataggtgaatatgatctccggcttcgattttatttgatacatgtcacaatatcatcctaaagtatgttttttcaatatagtttaaaaaAAGAGCCCATACATTTATCAACATCAGTTCCTTCGTGTGCTTTGGCAATGAGATTGGCAGTGAGATTAATATCACAAGACTACAGTATTAAAAAGACACCAAAATGCAGACAAAGATTCTCTCTTCTGTCCATTCGTCAATGTCTCCATCCCCCAGGCACCCTCATCACTAGCTGAATGACAGACTGGTTCTGGATCCCATATGAGGAGAGCACGGATGAGTCCTCCAGCTGCTTGTTTGTGAAGATCAGTCGCAGGGTCTCCAGATTGTCCCCTAAAAAGGTCCGATGTTTTAGTCAATACAGTTGACAACTAATAGAATTTCCTTAATCACTGCTCAACCATTGCCCCGCAATTAAATAAAATACTTAATTTAGTTAATCATCGAATTACATTTAATGAAACTCTCATAATGAGTGATGATTAATGATTCCACTGTGGAATGAATATCTCTCTACCTGAGTTCCCCGGGAGTCTTTCAGAAATTTTATTTTTCAGTTGCAGTACTATCGTACTGTTCATTTGTTCTTCCGTATTGCTCACGTCTATTACCATTTTCTCCCCTCTGAATCCAATCACTGTGACCTGGTAGATCTTTCCCATGGTTCCGAATATGTGCGTGAGCTGCTCAGGTGTCCGAGTTATTCTGTCAATTGGTGTAACTGTTTGTATGTGAGAGAATGAGGAAGGCAAAACGCTCCTCCTCAGAAGCAATAACAATTTGTCTACCTTATCACATGACATATAATAAACAGACCTAACTTTTGAGTACAGAAATTAAACTGAAAGTAGGTACAATGACTTGGGATCTCAGGGGAATACCATCACACTCAAATAAATGAACAATAAACAAGTTTGACTCAATACATTTGGTGACTGAGATCCTCCAGCTGATACAGGTTTATCTGCATTACAACGCTGCAATTGAAAATGTTATGAGAACATCCTCAAGTGAATGCAGTCAACATAATTTGCCGTATATCACGTGTCTTCTTGAAACTTGAAAGTGAAAGCTTCTGATGTTGAATAACAAGTCCAAGGGATATACAAGGGTTTAGGAACATTTTATCCCGCGAACGCGGTCCCAGCACAACATTCAAGGGAGAGCACACCTGCCTCTGGTGGTCATATCATCGTCCCACAGGTGAGTGTGAAGAAGTAGGATTACTGTACAAGACAGTGAAGATAGAGAGCAACACGATGACAACCCAACAGCAGGAGGAAGAAAAGCGATATGACCCCGAAGACACCACGCTCAAGTTCGTCAACAGACAGGACGATTTAGATCGTAAGCAATCCATTTAATCAATAAACCAACATTATCCAGGTAAAATAAAATGAGAAAAATGTGGTATTCATTATTACTTAGCCCCAACTAGTCAATGTCCTCTtcgttcctggaggaacatagtcaGTGGTGTAATGTGCGtaggtaaaaatactttaaagtactacttaagtagtttgtggtatctgtactttacttgactatatttttttacatattttacttttactccactacattcttaaagataatgtactttttactccatacgttttccctgacacccagaaGTAGCTACTCTttgcattttgaatgcttagcaggacaggataatggtccaattcacgcacttatgaagataacatccctggtcatccccactgcctctgatctggcggactcactagcttctgatctggcggactcactaaacacaaatgtttcgtttgtaaattatgtctgagtgttggcgtgtGCCACAAGTAAatcgtgccatctggtttgcttaatataagtaatttgaaattatttatactttaacgtttgatacttaagtatatttgagcaattacatttacttttgatacttaagtatatttaaaaccaaatactttttgacttttactcaagttgtattttactgggtgactcacttttactcaagtcattttctattaaggtatctttacttttactcaagtatgacaattgggtactttttctaccactgaACATGTTTTCCAGAGTTTTCAATTATTACATTTCCTCGTTTTGTTCTCAGCCTTAGATGATGACACTGAGACTCTGAAGGCAGAGATGTCTTGTGGTCATGCGGTAACCCCGGAGTCGCTGACCGGATGGTGTCGCAGCCTACTGGACCAGGTAGGCCTACTCGCTAttccttaaaggggcaatctgcattTGAAATAATAACAAAGCAGGCACCCtgcactgttttggtaaaaagctgagggtttgggctggagaaatgtaacctctctcaaattcataaacagagctatggatgcaaggactgaccatgatatcagaattatagttttaaccatgttctgaggctgtacagtgtttatttacatttactttgtttacaaacagagtAAAACAAGCGTaaatttggggttctgatggagtATGGCtaatgatgtgtataaaccctggatggcTGACAGGGGGGACTGTGTTGAAGCCACCTTGCAGC
Protein-coding regions in this window:
- the zgc:194655 gene encoding uncharacterized protein zgc:194655 codes for the protein MGKIYQVTVIGFRGEKMVIDVSNTEEQMNSTIVLQLKNKISERLPGNSGDNLETLRLIFTNKQLEDSSVLSSYGIQNQSVIQLVMRVPGGWRH